From Podospora bellae-mahoneyi strain CBS 112042 chromosome 5, whole genome shotgun sequence:
CCATTGCATGGTGTACCCCGCTGCCAGTCCGAGAAAATAGCTAGTCGCGGCATCGTAGACGGTGATATCATCCTTGTAAGGAAAGGCTGAACCACGAGCTTCGGTTGCGACGACACGACATTTTTCGATGAAGTTGATGGCTTTGGGAAACATGGCCAGCCCGTTAGGATGGTGTTTGAGATGCAGCCGAGCAGCACGTGGGAACGAGGCCACTAGACACCCAATCATGCTGGccaggagggcgaggaacTCTCGGCTTGTCCTGTCCTCGCGTCTCATGAAAGAGTTTCGAAACGTGGGCTCGTGGGGGAAAGGCGCCAGCGGGTGTATATACCTGAAGAAATCGTCCACAAGAGGGACCAGCACCTCAAATGGGGCTATGAGCTCAGCGGACCACACAGGCTGCGCACCATGGAGCCCAGCGATGGATATCAGAGTCTCGGCAGCATTGTGCGGTCCTGGGCTCAGATTCGGCTCGAGGCGGGGCTGCTTTGCGGCTTTGGCAGCTTCGGCGTGTTTGTTTGGTGGCCCTCGGCGTTTCATGGTGCGGTTGAAGGTGCAGTCGACACCAAGGTCGCGACATGGGCGGCATGGCTGCGTCTCATCGCACTGGATAGAAGAGAACTCGTCAGTCGGGAACCACATAGAGACACttgggagaagaggatgTACAACCTTAACCTTGCGCTGACTACACATGTCACAGGCTCGGCGCAAGCGGGTAGCTTTCGAGGCGGCGCCTGGAGGGGTTGCAGAACCGCCCTGGGGTACTGGGGGCTGACCTGGTGGGAGCCCGGCCGGTGGATGGTATGGCAAGCCATCAGGATGCGGTACATAATGTGAGGCTGGCGAAGATGCGGGTTGTGCGAGGGCtaagggggtggttggcggcggggggcCTGCTACGGAATCTTGAAGGGCCTGTAAGCCGTGATGGGCAACAGcagaggcagcagcatcggCAGCATAttggggatgaggttgaggctgggtCGCGAGGTCGTCGGAGTCGTTGTGGGCAACAGGTTGTGATGGTGCGGACGTGTCGTTGGTGGGGGCCTGggcgtcggtggtgttgttggagggcggtggtggatagTTGGATGACATGATAAAGATAAGCTTCAGTGACGTCTGATAATCGCACAATATAACTGGCCCGGCGCACTTTTACGGCTTCACTCCGGGTGATTCTGCCACTGGCGATTTTTCGGCGAAGGTCCGGGAGAATCGCGGATCTTTTTTTgccccaaaccaaaccacaACATCCACAGGGGCCTGAGAGGTCACGTGGCTACCCGGAGCTGCCTTATCGGTTACTATCAGCTTATCAATCCCACCAGCCTATCGCCATAGCCCACACAGTGCACGGCCCTTTTGCATGCTGAGTCCAATGTGCAAGGGCGCCCGGACCACCCGAAGCACCAGTATATATTTATTGGCGGTTCCCCTCCCATTCTTTCCACTttgcctttctcttttcttcttttcttctttataCTTACCTTGGCTGGCCTCCGGGAGATCATGAATTCCTAGAGGTATGTCGAAGAGCCTTCATTGCACATCGAGGAGTTCTTCGTCATTGTTTGCCCTTCGGGGTCGACAGGGCTGTAATTTTTGatgtttactttttttcaTTGTGCGCTTGACGTTTGTTGAGccatgaggaagaagcaagATCTGGCAGCCTGCAGTGCTGTTTGACCGTGTTTTCTGCGGTGATATGTCTCCATGTTGGTGTTCTGGTGTTCATTCCCGTGTTTGACGTTGATGTGGCCAATTCTAGTTTTTCCGTAGTCGAGAGTAACTACCCCCAGAGTTTCACATCTGACATGTGGTGTGCTATACCCGCAAGGGCTTACCATCGTTTACGATCGGTATTGATGATTGTACTTTATATTAAGTACTACTTGTTTGCCGTTGGGCGATATCGTTCTCGAAAGGCTTGCATTTATCTCGCAGTTGCGTATAACACCCTCGTTGAACCAGGAACTGCTGGCTAACTCCAACTGACACGATGACTATGCCGTATGCCTGGGTATGCAGCCTGTGGTCAGGATCTGGATGGATAATGACCGGAGTCAAAGACTTGGTGATCAACAGGTCGTTTTAGTGCGTAAAGTCAAAACCAGGCTGTGCGGCTGGAGGAAAGACTGGGGGGGAATGCTTCTGTTTTGGTGGAAAAAGAGGGCAGAAGCAGGAACGAAGCTCTGTCGTGTGGTGAGAAAAAAGCACAGGCAGCCACCTCTTCGACACCTGGTCGCAtcttccaaaaccaaaactTTGTCAATTTTTGCAGCACCGAGGGGCTGAAACCCGGGGTCCTCTAACAAGAACGCCAATCGCTCATGCCACCATAACAAGTTCTACCTCCTCATCCGTTTCCCCTCTCAAGCCTTGGTCGGCGACGTCAACTGCCAGGCATCAATAGCGACGTACCCATTCCCTGATGTCAGAATCCCGACTGCAATTACGTTGTTCAGCCAGTAATACTTGGAGCTGCCCGTCTCAAACTTGATGCGGAGGTGGATGAAGCCATCGGACTGCGCCGGACCGCTCGTGCTGATGAAGATGTGGGCATTGTCATCCGTCTGAAGCTGGTAGCGTGTGTCGGCCGAGAAGGTGTTCTTGGAGTCAATCAGGCCCCAGTCAGCACCGAGGGGAAGGACTTTGCCTACATTGCAAACGTGTCAGCttaggaaggggaggttggtgtaGGTTGGTCAGCTCGTACCGGACAAGCGAGGCCCCTTGAAGGATCCACCGGTGATGGGGATCACCACACGGTTGCCGTTGGGACCAGCTCCTACAGGAAGAGAGGCACCCAATGTGCAGTTGAGGGAGTAGAGGAATGTCAGGCCTGGTGCCCGAGGTGTTGCTTGTGCCAGTGCCAAGCCTGAGAACAGGAGGCAGGTAAGGGTGCAAATGACGGCGCGGATGGACAGcattttggtgttgttgatgtttgatgactggctgctggtggtgatttgGAGACGACCCGGCTCCCTTTTTTCGTCCCGAGAAGATGCGACCTTTTATACACCGACATGGTGCCCTCAAAAATGAGGCTGGCACATGCCGTTCTCTAGTACCGACACCCCGGGCCGATGTTGTAACCGCTTGAATCGCATTGAACAAATCACGGACTAGACAAGCGATCAACAAGCCTTCCAATCAGATCTTGCGGGGAAGCACCTCGCTTGCTTCCATGCTGGTCTAGCTCTTTTCTTCCGGACTTCCTTTCTGGGCCGGCTGAATGCGACACCATCGACGTCTGCAGACACTTGCCCGTCCATCAAGCGGCACGTCAgaacccaaaacccccatcaGTGACGAGCAGGCCGCATTTCCCCATTCCATGTCAAAGATCACGGAGAGATTGTGCATGGGTCAGAACTCAAAAGCGGCCAACCTGACAAAGCAGCAGCGCACGACGTTACATTCCGAAGATCCTTGCATGAAGCCACGCCCAGTTCCATGACCACTATTTGGAGTGAGTTGGGATTTGAGGGATTGTGGCGTACGGGTATCATGGGGCACAGCGAGGTCGTTGGGCCTCGTATGCTGTTCGCTTGCAACGGGACCAGATTCGGGTGTATGTGATTATCAACTGTCGGAATTGGGAGAACCAGGACACCAAGAGCTCTCACCCAAGGTCCGAGCCATCTCGGCCCAAAGGGCATCACACAGTCGGCAAAGAGACGTGGATGTTGAGCTGgctgaggacgaggacgtgAGGCTGTTGTAGCACTTGGGCCGCCTGGCCTTGTCCCgccatgttgttgctgaCAACAGTAAGATTGTAAGCCGGACGGATCCACGAGCTAGCACAACATCTCCACAGACCACAAACCTCCAGGATGACGGTCACAACGATTCCATGTCATACGCAATCAGCACGGTCGGGAAGGAGGATGGCTTCGGCGATAACAACCAAATGCAGATTGGGCCACTGAGTGTAGCTGACGGTGCCCGCGGTGTGCCAAAGTTCCCTCCACTGTCCGCATTGGGCATCCAATCACTGTTTGCGCGGCCGTAAACACTTGGTGGTAGTCACTGCACGGTTCCCACGTCTTTCCTGCCGCCGTCGGTCCTCCTTCATTGCCGCGTTTGCTCAGGTTGCTCAGGATCGTCTGGGCATCCGAGGTTTCCAGTCCTACAAGGAATCGCGAGAGGATCATTAGGCAAACAGGCCAGGGACATACCCTGCAgttgggatggagaggtggaCTATGCCAGATGCCAAGCTGTGTTGTTTGGATGGACTTTGAGGCAACCGCTAGGCGCGATGGATTATGGAATGTATTACGGTAAGACAGGTTCATGACAGAGTGACCTGGGTTTGGGAACACCTGGGCGGGGCAGACAAGCAAGAGGCAGGAGGTTTCCATGCCGTGGGTTGCAAGTGAGGCAAGTCCTATAAAGGCGCAATCTGTTGCAGCTGCGTCTTGGGCATGTTCCCGTAAgtccccctcatccaaaaAGTATCCAAACATTATTGTTTCTCCTGACATTTGTGTGTTTCATTCTGCACAGCCTTATGGCCATGGCCTTGCTTAAAACCCGCGCCAAGTTGGCAGAGAATGCCCCCTACACGAACCTAGACCTCATTAACATGGTTGATACGCAAGTTATCCCGCTGCAAATCAGTCGCTCAGCCGTTGGCTTTTCTGTTAGTGTTGGCtaactcctccttctcttgtACTAGTTGGCCATACCCTTCGTCACCCTCGTACAACACCCACCTCGCAAAATACTACACTTTCTTCGTCGACGCATACGCAGAGCCCTTCGGCTACATCCACGACAACTTTGTTTCCGACCTCCCTTGGCCGACCGAATACTGGCTCGTCGACCACGATGCCAAGACGATCACTCTCAAGGTCGCACAAGGGTCCGCTGATGGGTTCGGGGCCCGCACCAAAGCAATGAGAGAAACCCTCTGGCTTGGACACCTCCATGTTGCGGCCGAGAACAGAAAGGCTGGAGTGATAGGCCGACGCTCCCTGTATCGGTGGTGCAACGAGTCGTTCCCACTGCTCTATCCACCAACCGGAGAGCCAGTCTTGGAACTTGATGGGTGCGGGGTGGATATGCTAGGGATTATCAACGAGAGTGTTTTTCTTGTCGCCTACACTTACTGCTCCCCCACCACGCCGAAGATTCCTTCGTCGTCCACGACGTCATTGTCCACCCTTGAGAGAGCTACATCTTCGACCTCGATCGCGTCGCTGGCTAGCGGGGCGGGATCGTCTACCGCCACCACGCCCCTGTCGGAGGTTGACATTTCGAAGCTTGTCTTCAACAGCACTGTTTCCTTGCCTCACACTGCTAACTGCGCCATCACCCGCCCTGATAATGAAGCCTCGGAGGAAAAAGAGCTCCGAGTGTACCTCTCCCGCCGCGCAAAGTGGAAATCGGCCTGGCCCTCGCTCTTGGACTGCACCGCCGCTGGTggcctctcttcttctgacCTCTCTCCCCTGGAGGGAATGATTAGAGAGGCCCACGAGGAGGTCCGGCTCCCGTCTCCGTTCCTTCGCTCCCATGCCAAACCCATTGGTGAGAACAGATTGATGCTTACGGAGACAGAAatcggagaggagggttgcCAAATGCAGCTGCAGCATTGTTTCGAGGTTGAACTGCCTGAGGGGGTTGTGCCAAGGccaggggagggagatggggaggtggcgggCTGGGAGTTGGTTACTGTGccggagatgaaggagaggatgaggatgggggaggtgaagccggcgagtgggttggtgttgatgaggtggatgTTGGGACGGGGGTTGCtgactgaggaggagggaaagggtgTGGGGGAGAGGCTGGGGCGGGAGTGGGTGGTTGAGTGAGTTGAAGGGAAGTAGGTTTGGATATCACAGAATGAGTACACGAAGTAATGACGTTGTTTATAACCATGTTCAAGAACTAGCGAATGTCCAGCGTCGTATGTACAAGTTCAGTCTGCCAGATAGATACACCGCCCGCATTTTGTCAGTCACCCCTCTCTTGCGTGCCCTCACGGACTAGCACCCCGAAGTCTTGATAGCAGCAGTAGCACAGGCCGTACCGGAAGGACCACTCCCAATTTTGGTCGGCTCCTTGCCACTGTTATTCCCCTGATAAATCCAGCACGCAGCCCCCTTGAGCAAACAGCTATTCCTCACACTGGTGGTATCCCCAAAATTAGCAttcacccccgccaccacctgcGACGACCCCTCGACCTTGATATTGTCAAACGTCGAATGCCTCGCGTACTGCGTCCCGCAATTCCCGCAAGTGCGATACAACTTGCCGATGTTGGCGGCATAGAAGTTCTTGACGGCGACCAAACCCCCGCCGTTGTGCTGGAAGACTTTGTCGCTGGCACCGCGggcaccgccgccgttgacGTAGGAGGTTCCGGAGGTTTGGCGGAAGGTGGCGGCGTCCTCGCAGACGTCGGTCCACCAGACGTTGTTGAGGGTGCAGGCTCCTTTGCAGTGGACGCCCTCGCCGTTGTTGGGACCGATGATGacgttggagagggttgcgCCCTCTTGCAGGATGAAGACGGCGTCTTTTTCGCCGCCTTCGGACTGGTCGGAGCAGGTCGAGGGGGAGCGGTCCCATTGCTTCatgccgccgtcgagggtTTGGCCGGCGGGGATGGTGCGGGCTgcggagaggtgggttgttgctgaggggatggggaaggtgCTGCGGAGGGCTGTGTTGGTTTGGGCGGTGGCTAGGCCGGCcatggaggcgaggaggagggtgagggggtgcattttgttggttttggggggagggttgaaAGTGGAGAGACGGatggcttggtggtggtggtggtggtggtggtggtgatggtgatggtctgGACTCCTGGACAGGAAGACATGTCTTTATACTTCTCCGCTGATGATATCAACATGTCATCCGATCCACCTTGCCTTGTAAACTGGACGGACTACTGCTACCAAACCAGGGAATGACTGCCGGTTTCATGACTGACAGACCCACCTGTCTTCTGGGATGGCTTTGCCGGGATTTCGTTTCGACTGCGGAAAGATTCTCCATCGTGTCTTCGTACAGGTGTGTCTTCAGACACGATGTGGCGTCGGGTAGCTGCACCCCAGACAGTCCTGAGCAAtatttcttcatcttccgGTGTGTTTCGAGGCTGAGAGACATTCAACTGACTTTCACTGCGGCCCTGCCAGTGGGATGGAGGCTGTCTGCCCAGCTCTGTGAAGTGAAATTCGCACGAATCATCCCTGGCTTCAACCCCAGCATCTGTACAATGTCATGGCACTAAGGCCAATCAGTGTAACACAGCACTAACTCTCCTACACAACACCCGATGTAAGGTCTCGATGTCTGCTACCATCATCTACCTGTCAGTGGAGTTGAACCACAACGTAGCACCCCCTTCACCGAAACCACGGAAATTGCCTTCTTGATCCCTGCTGCCCATCCGCATCATCGTGTCCGGAGCTGGCTAACCTGTTTCAACAGCGGAAGATGTCTTGGCGATCAGTAACAGTCCAGTTGCGCCGAGATCTGGGAATAGGGGGCTCAAAAAACGTTTATGCGACGTCTTGGCGCCAGGAcgggaggtggttggtgggaaTATCTTTCTGGGGGCGATCCACACGTGAACGAGATGATCATGGGATTTCCTACAGGATGGAAGGGAGAACGTGTAAGTTGGAAGGATGCAGGAAAAACATTCTGTCGGGTTGTTAGAGTGGGCTTGGCGGATATGGTGATGGAACGAAGGCGATTGGTGGACTTTAGGTAGGATCATGGCGTTGGCTGGCTGCTGTTCACCAACCACTTGCTCAAGACAAGGAATTTCAATCGCGAGAGAGTAATGTTATGACTTTTGTTTGCTGTTTAAGCATGCCCGTCTTCACCCCGGGCGATGTAGTTGACAAGGTCCTTGTGCTGCTTCTCatactcctgctcctcccacctccaccaaccgTGTGGCAAAAGCACTAATCATCTCTAACTCTCCTCGAACCTTGTCCCTTATCTCGAGGTAGCTCCTTAGAGAGCGAATCGTTATCTTGGCGTAAATCTTCGTCGAGGCACTTCGCAATGCAGCTGTGTGGAGGGTCGGCCTTTTCCTGACCGATGACCACTCCCTGAACTGGCTCCAAAGCCTTACCCCGTTGAGACTCCAACTGACCGAGCAGCTGAGCGAGCTGGTCAAGCAGACGGTGTGCCATAGTAGCACGCTGCATCTTCACCTTGCCGTTGGTCATCTACTCAAGACAAGTGGCTCTCATGCCCGCTTCGATTCCATTGGCAGTTATCAACAATCATTGTAATATCGGATTCTGGACATGGACGATTTCCATTTCCGTTCTTGGACCTGAGCACTCGCCGCTTTAACCTGAGCAGAAGTGGAGAAGCCCTGAGCAGGGATTAGCAAAGCCCTGAGCAGGGTGAGCAAGGCCTGAGCAGGGTGAGCAAAGCCCTGGGCAGGGTGAGCAAAGCCCTGGGCAGGGTGAGCAAACTCTGAGCACGGTGAGCAAACCCTGAGCACGGTGAGCAAAGCCCTGAGCACGGTGAGCAATGGTTGAATCCACCTGAGACCAGGCTATACTGGAGGTAGACTATGGCAGAGTTGTTTCTGAAGCATATACCTATTCCACGGTAATTGTTGTTAGCGTTGCAGGGGGGCTTTTGGTGGAAGTTGCTAGAAAATAACCCTGGCTGCATTAACAACTATTCCGCTTAGGGTAGGTGTAAAAGTTATGACAGGGAACCAATGTCTGTGTTAGAGTCAGAAATAGCTTATGCAGCGTAGTATCCACGCCAGGAATAGTTTCTGAGTTAGTCCAAATTAGGCAAGTTATTTCGCTCCAAATATCGTTCTTGCATCCGGGATTACCGAAAACTTGGATTGATATGTCGAATGCTACCTTTCTGGTGGGTCTGTTTGGCTCCAAGAGCCATTTCTGGAGCGCAGCTATTCAGTTTGGCAGGTATTATGACAAGGATCTTCTGCCTTTGCAAAGCCAGAAATAGCTTCTCTATGCAAATCATTTAGCCTAAGGCAGCGCTAGGATCAGAAACGGCTTTTTCAGTAGGCAGCGATGGTCTGCCTTTGCTGGAGCCAGAAACAACTTCTACGTTTTGGCCTAGGTAATATAGGGAATCGCTACCTCTATTGAAGCTATAAATGGCTTCTAATGGTAATACATAACTAGTCTGTAGGCGATTGTGGATGAAACTACGCTTCCGGATTCTTACAGTATTGCTAGGTGGCCTTGCAAAGCCAAGCTCCCGGTTTGGCATGGAATTCCTTGTAAGGAGTCCAGGCGCCAAAACTGGCTCATGTGTGCAGTTGGCTAGGAGCCAGTTTTGGAGGTAGATGACGTCCACCTGTAGTTCAAGATCGTGCTCTTAGAGCCCAGCTATCTGGCAAGGGCAGGTACAGTATTACAAGGATCATATCCGGTATCCCTGCTCTTGGTCGAGCCAGGAACGGCTTTGCGTTGAATCCTGCCTTTGCTGGAGCCGGAAACGGCTCCCTACGCCCCAAGTTTCTTAGCAGAATAAATCTGGGGAGCCATTTCTGGCTTAAGCCAAGACAGCAGATCATATTGCAAACAACCCACCTTGAGCCAAGGCAGGCAGGGCTGAGTCCGGGATCGGACTCGGCTAAGTGCGGCCGCTCCACGACCTGGCTCAGCAAGCATGATCACAATTGGAGCTGGTTTCCCCCGTGCTCCCACGGATGATTCCACTCCTACCTGGGTCAAGAGGCTGGGAGCCCAacgtggtggtgggctcaGGCAGCTGCCAGCATTGTCCTTATACTGTATCGTTGTTACTGTAGTATTGTACTGTAAGATATCCGGTTTGCTAAGTTCCTTTAGGTATCCACAAACTGTCGTCGCCCATCGTGTGCTAAGGTTCGTGAAAATGAATCTCTGACTGGACTCCTGGAGCGTAAGGCGGGACCATATCTCTCGCGCATGTAAGAGGTCAAGATCTGGCGAGTCCTGATCAAGAGTGTTAGGTCAGAGGGTGACCATCCTCCACTCCCGCTACTACTACGGTACTATAGGATTGTATAATGCAGATATGCGTGGATGATAATTTCTCGGGATAATTCACCGGCCCAATCTAGTTTCCCCTGGCCTTAGCTGCTAGTCCCAGTTTGTAGGAAATGCCGGTCATTATGATCCAGGCTACCGCCCAGCGGGATGGCCCCCAATACGCCGGGCCATTTGGGAGGGAGTTTCTTGGCGTGGACCACCTCCAATTATATCGTCTGGCCAGCTAGAGGGTGCTGCATGCAAGCGCCCACACAGCATGCTATTGCGGCCTGGCCCCGACCTGGTCCTTTTTAGCTTGCTTTCGTCTTTCTATGAGCGGGCCGCTGCAGAAGCGATGCTTAGTGATATAACGAATGAGCATAGATTGGAGACCTTAAAGATCGATTATCCGTGCGAGAGAATATTCAAACGATGCTAGATCCGCCAGCCTGTTTCCTAAAGAATACTGAAGCCTACAAGGTTCTCAATGGAAGGATCTTCTGTCTCTTCACCAGCTTGGAAAGGAAGGAACTAATTACGTGGGCATTTATATGTATGATTATTTCCTTCAAAACCCAGGTACTATTTCTTAGAAATATACTTAATCTTAACCCTTGCTATACCTAGCAAAGCACCCGGAAGTTCCTCAGGCGTGTACAACCATTTTCCTTCTTTTGTGTGTAAGAGGTTCGCCTCATTATATACAATAACGCCTTGAGGAGACATTTCTATGTAGATAAACACTGTCTCCGAGCTCCTTATATTGCTGAATTCGAGAATGTCGATCGATGTAGTTGCCTATATCCAGTGAGTTATAGAATATATAGCAAACAGATTCACGGATTTACCTGTTGCGTAGCTTGCTTTAGAGCGTTATCTTCATTCTCGACTGAGAATGGCATTGTTGATGTGGGGAATGCCTGATTACCGCGCCCTCTCCTAATGGTTTTGAACCGGGATTTTTTTGGCTGTATTTTGCGTTTAACGAAATTCGTAACTTTTTTTTAGAGGAATTGGCGGGGTAATTTGGCGGGGTAGTCAGCTGGGTAGTCGGCGGGTAGTTGACGAGGCATTTTACCTGAGCGGATTAATTGacggggaagaggatggtcGGAAAAATCGCTGAGTTGTCAGTCTGATTGCGCTGAGAAAATGCGTAAAATTATTAGGATAGAGCCTTTTATTAAACTCGGGCAAAGAAGGGAAAGCAATTCTTGATACCAGGGGTTGGGATATATTTACTTGATTTTGTCGTCAAGGAGGTCGATACTTTGACTGGGTGGAATTGCGGGATCTGAAATCCCCTACATGATATTCTGATAGCTGTGGTTCCTCATAGTTGACGAAGAAGTTCGTATCGACACCTGAGACAAGATTGGCGTCCGAGACTGTGCCGTCGGGCTGGAAAAGCGAGCCGCAGAGTTTAGCGTCTCTAACGTAGGTAATCGGAGAGCCGGCCATCACTTCGCTCGCACAGGTTCGCATAAAACCGAGTGGGACATgcggaaaagaaaagtctGTTAATAAAATCAGAAATGGCAAATATAAAGTGAGCCAGACTGGGT
This genomic window contains:
- a CDS encoding hypothetical protein (antiSMASH:Cluster_11; COG:L; EggNog:ENOG50KOG4313) — its product is MALLKTRAKLAENAPYTNLDLINMVDTWPYPSSPSYNTHLAKYYTFFVDAYAEPFGYIHDNFVSDLPWPTEYWLVDHDAKTITLKVAQGSADGFGARTKAMRETLWLGHLHVAAENRKAGVIGRRSLYRWCNESFPLLYPPTGEPVLELDGCGVDMLGIINESVFLVAYTYCSPTTPKIPSSSTTSLSTLERATSSTSIASLASGAGSSTATTPLSEVDISKLVFNSTVSLPHTANCAITRPDNEASEEKELRVYLSRRAKWKSAWPSLLDCTAAGGLSSSDLSPLEGMIREAHEEVRLPSPFLRSHAKPIGENRLMLTETEIGEEGCQMQLQHCFEVELPEGVVPRPGEGDGEVAGWELVTVPEMKERMRMGEVKPASGLVLMRWMLGRGLLTEEEGKGVGERLGREWVVE
- a CDS encoding hypothetical protein (antiSMASH:Cluster_11), which translates into the protein MTNGKVKMQRATMAHRLLDQLAQLLGQLESQRGKALEPVQGVVIGQEKADPPHSCIAKCLDEDLRQDNDSLSKELPRDKGQGSRRVRDD
- a CDS encoding hypothetical protein (CAZy:PL3; antiSMASH:Cluster_11; COG:G; EggNog:ENOG503P1J6), with amino-acid sequence MHPLTLLLASMAGLATAQTNTALRSTFPIPSATTHLSAARTIPAGQTLDGGMKQWDRSPSTCSDQSEGGEKDAVFILQEGATLSNVIIGPNNGEGVHCKGACTLNNVWWTDVCEDAATFRQTSGTSYVNGGGARGASDKVFQHNGGGLVAVKNFYAANIGKLYRTCGNCGTQYARHSTFDNIKVEGSSQVVAGVNANFGDTTSVRNSCLLKGAACWIYQGNNSGKEPTKIGSGPSGTACATAAIKTSGC
- a CDS encoding hypothetical protein (EggNog:ENOG503P5YD; antiSMASH:Cluster_11; COG:S), which produces MLSIRAVICTLTCLLFSGLALAQATPRAPGLTFLYSLNCTLGASLPVGAGPNGNRVVIPITGGSFKGPRLSGKVLPLGADWGLIDSKNTFSADTRYQLQTDDNAHIFISTSGPAQSDGFIHLRIKFETGSSKYYWLNNVIAVGILTSGNGYVAIDAWQLTSPTKA